Proteins from one Bifidobacterium sp. ESL0732 genomic window:
- a CDS encoding Dam family site-specific DNA-(adenine-N6)-methyltransferase encodes MKVGNDSLEKREPKPFLRWAGGKRWLLDSLDEMMSDFTFKKYYEPFLGGGSVFFHLKPNSAFLSDLNNDLITTYVAVRDRCEEVINKLLQYKITEDDYYDIRASVPNNNIELAARFIYLNHTSYNGLYRVNKKGQYNVPYGKKDTVHFDVEGIRAANIALQGVSLKSCDYQDTINEIDKGDFVFLDPPYTVSHNHNGFIQYNKKLFSIDNQKELRGYIEKLDEKGAYFLLTNADHYSIREIFNDIGNRGPMEVKRFSGLGGIGSVRETKTELVFSNLPL; translated from the coding sequence ATGAAAGTCGGTAATGACAGTCTAGAGAAAAGAGAACCGAAACCTTTCCTTCGTTGGGCCGGGGGAAAGCGGTGGTTACTTGATTCTCTTGATGAAATGATGTCAGACTTTACTTTTAAGAAGTATTATGAGCCTTTTCTGGGTGGAGGATCAGTTTTTTTCCATTTAAAACCTAACAGCGCTTTTTTATCAGATCTTAATAATGATTTGATTACAACTTATGTAGCCGTTCGAGACCGCTGTGAGGAAGTAATTAACAAGCTTCTTCAATATAAGATAACTGAAGATGATTATTATGATATCCGTGCTTCTGTACCGAATAACAATATAGAACTTGCTGCCCGTTTTATCTATCTGAATCACACTTCTTATAATGGATTATATCGTGTAAATAAAAAGGGTCAATACAATGTTCCTTATGGAAAGAAAGATACGGTTCATTTTGATGTAGAAGGTATCAGAGCGGCAAATATTGCATTACAGGGAGTTTCATTAAAATCCTGTGATTATCAAGATACGATTAATGAAATCGACAAGGGCGATTTTGTTTTTCTTGATCCTCCTTACACCGTTTCACATAATCATAATGGCTTTATACAATACAATAAAAAGCTTTTTTCTATAGATAATCAGAAAGAGCTAAGAGGGTATATTGAAAAGCTCGATGAGAAAGGTGCTTATTTTCTTCTTACTAACGCCGACCATTATTCTATTCGGGAAATTTTTAATGATATTGGTAATAGAGGACCAATGGAAGTAAAAAGATTTTCTGGCTTAGGCGGGATAGGCTCAGTGCGAGAAACGAAAACTGAATTAGTATTTAGCAATTTGCCTTTATAA
- a CDS encoding type II toxin-antitoxin system Phd/YefM family antitoxin codes for MMGTATLLNNLVSVSDFNHGKASQTFKRVQDDNPVIVLKNNKPAAVIVSPDDYRRLTEAEEDFVLYQEAMERLKNDDGTRLTEEEVFGKEPEVDDGYEPEFE; via the coding sequence ATGATGGGAACTGCAACTCTTTTAAATAATCTTGTTTCTGTCAGTGATTTTAATCATGGCAAGGCAAGTCAGACGTTCAAACGTGTACAAGACGATAATCCGGTCATTGTTTTAAAAAACAACAAGCCTGCGGCTGTTATCGTCAGTCCTGACGATTACCGGCGCTTAACCGAAGCGGAAGAAGATTTCGTACTCTATCAAGAAGCTATGGAAAGATTAAAGAATGATGACGGTACACGGCTGACTGAAGAGGAAGTGTTTGGCAAGGAGCCGGAAGTCGACGACGGCTATGAACCGGAATTTGAATAG
- a CDS encoding type II toxin-antitoxin system RelE/ParE family toxin, which translates to MAAWNVRYLKAAKTDIKKLGEPRGEHVRKAIRKVSTNPLPFTEGGYGKPLGKKRDINLTGLMKVKLKNDGIRILYSLERTEKSMTVVIVGVRDDEAVYREAAKRL; encoded by the coding sequence ATGGCGGCTTGGAATGTCCGATATTTAAAAGCGGCAAAAACAGACATTAAAAAGCTAGGGGAGCCGCGTGGAGAACATGTGCGTAAGGCGATTCGGAAGGTCTCTACCAATCCTCTACCATTTACTGAAGGTGGGTATGGAAAACCTTTAGGGAAGAAAAGGGACATCAATTTAACTGGATTGATGAAAGTGAAATTGAAAAATGACGGGATAAGGATTCTCTATTCTTTAGAAAGAACTGAGAAGTCCATGACCGTTGTCATTGTTGGAGTGCGAGACGATGAAGCGGTTTATCGAGAAGCGGCGAAGCGATTGTAA
- a CDS encoding thioredoxin domain-containing protein encodes MATGNGQVNDSRKPEATDTNLTDSDENLHEPAKNQEPLENGEASNLPIDETNDNSADDDDNNNDTEASANQVSSNLKTSAILVKEKALEIHEKVQQRRVAVIFSILAAFLAVVIIVAGGYAVWNGKYGEQRNYQQLQELAQKPKGMTKDGGLPAFKASDYNPKAPKIDLYVDYFCPGCAIVEQDLFRSMKDMMEAKQINLYLHPINFLDSKTKNHYSTRAASAVAYVASNQPGKLFDFSTALFDKTYQPNKDNNRDVSNQEIIDQAVKAGVKESIAKNSVKGTYTDYVDKATKYTSRRKELYVTMQDQFRFSTPTICINGKMWQYRQLHTLDDVRPTFIHSIGLHREQVGDPKTLPAIGPDGDAIPIQQKYL; translated from the coding sequence ATGGCAACAGGCAATGGTCAAGTCAACGACAGTCGAAAGCCTGAAGCGACAGATACGAATTTGACAGACTCCGATGAGAACCTTCACGAACCTGCAAAGAACCAAGAACCTCTAGAAAACGGCGAAGCGTCCAATCTCCCGATTGACGAGACGAACGACAATTCCGCAGATGACGACGACAACAACAACGATACCGAAGCGTCCGCAAACCAAGTAAGCAGCAACCTCAAAACCTCAGCGATCCTGGTGAAAGAAAAAGCCCTCGAGATTCATGAAAAGGTGCAACAACGCCGCGTAGCCGTCATTTTCTCGATTCTCGCCGCTTTTCTGGCAGTCGTCATTATCGTCGCCGGTGGTTACGCCGTCTGGAACGGCAAATACGGCGAGCAACGCAACTACCAGCAGTTGCAGGAACTGGCGCAGAAACCGAAAGGCATGACCAAAGACGGTGGGCTCCCTGCGTTCAAAGCCAGCGACTACAACCCGAAAGCACCCAAGATCGATCTGTATGTCGATTACTTCTGCCCCGGTTGCGCAATTGTGGAACAAGACCTTTTCAGGTCCATGAAAGACATGATGGAGGCCAAACAGATCAACCTTTACCTACACCCCATCAATTTCCTGGACTCCAAAACGAAGAACCATTACTCCACGCGCGCTGCGAGCGCCGTCGCCTATGTCGCATCGAATCAACCTGGAAAACTCTTTGACTTTTCCACGGCACTATTCGATAAAACCTATCAGCCAAACAAAGACAACAACCGGGACGTCAGCAATCAGGAGATCATCGACCAAGCCGTCAAGGCCGGAGTCAAGGAAAGCATCGCCAAAAACTCCGTGAAAGGCACCTATACCGATTACGTCGACAAAGCCACGAAGTACACGTCCAGACGCAAGGAACTGTATGTCACCATGCAGGACCAGTTCCGTTTCTCCACTCCCACCATCTGCATCAACGGCAAGATGTGGCAGTATCGTCAGCTTCATACCCTCGACGATGTGAGGCCAACATTCATTCATTCCATAGGTTTGCACCGGGAGCAGGTCGGCGATCCAAAGACCTTGCCGGCAATCGGACCGGACGGCGACGCGATTCCGATACAACAGAAATACCTGTAA
- a CDS encoding TraX family protein: MMNKNMNGLAALAASVPTLPLRPVSVPPSPPAEGKRHVFTGHGIYDGEAMTENTDGMNHHAVASAPTANAAEVTAGTADSAAVNSTDQSVRLAESKSAKPASSGFWGKIRSGRLGLTTFDIKMIGVVLMVVDHVHQMFASQGAPSWLDWFGRPVATLFFFISVVGFSHTHSKKAYMVRLYVCMALMAVMDYVLQQTINYDGAQLVNNIFRDLFIGTIFMAAVDCFEAAFKKRDNKASAGFGAGVRGGDERTGSAHGVVSRNSAAVGVAANGSVASQNAMPANRHASSVTRGFRVKKTVEGLLLMALPFILSLALLPFMSHVNGTESGVMLWTLRALTALDPAILLAENTVMVLLIPVMYALRNVKHNLVWQSVAIAVVAVCYALVGQSQWIMIFAIIPILLYNGAKGRGDKYFFYIFYPAHIAVLYVLASLI; the protein is encoded by the coding sequence ATGATGAACAAGAACATGAATGGCCTGGCCGCACTTGCGGCAAGCGTTCCGACCTTACCGTTGCGACCGGTGTCCGTGCCTCCTTCGCCTCCGGCCGAGGGCAAACGACATGTCTTCACTGGGCATGGCATATATGATGGGGAAGCGATGACAGAAAATACTGACGGAATGAACCACCATGCTGTTGCGTCGGCGCCTACGGCCAATGCCGCCGAGGTGACGGCAGGAACCGCTGATTCGGCGGCTGTAAACAGCACTGACCAATCAGTCCGACTGGCTGAATCGAAATCGGCCAAGCCGGCCTCTTCAGGTTTCTGGGGCAAGATTCGTTCCGGGCGCTTGGGGCTGACGACTTTCGACATCAAGATGATTGGTGTGGTGTTGATGGTGGTCGACCACGTCCACCAGATGTTCGCCTCACAAGGCGCACCAAGCTGGCTCGACTGGTTCGGCAGGCCCGTCGCCACCTTGTTCTTCTTCATTAGCGTCGTTGGCTTCTCTCACACGCATAGCAAGAAGGCCTATATGGTGCGGCTTTACGTGTGTATGGCACTCATGGCCGTCATGGATTACGTGCTGCAGCAGACGATTAACTACGACGGTGCCCAGCTGGTCAACAATATCTTCCGAGACCTCTTTATCGGCACGATTTTTATGGCCGCCGTCGACTGCTTCGAGGCCGCCTTTAAGAAGCGCGACAACAAGGCTTCGGCCGGATTCGGTGCCGGCGTGCGTGGCGGAGACGAGCGTACAGGTTCGGCGCATGGAGTCGTCAGTCGCAATTCTGCTGCTGTAGGAGTTGCAGCTAACGGTTCCGTAGCCAGCCAGAACGCAATGCCGGCGAACAGGCATGCCAGCAGCGTCACCCGTGGGTTCCGGGTCAAGAAGACCGTCGAAGGCTTGTTGTTGATGGCTCTGCCGTTCATCCTTTCATTGGCGCTTCTGCCGTTCATGAGCCACGTCAATGGCACCGAAAGCGGCGTGATGCTCTGGACGTTGCGCGCGCTGACCGCTTTGGATCCCGCGATTCTGCTGGCCGAAAACACCGTCATGGTGCTGCTTATCCCGGTCATGTACGCTTTGCGCAATGTCAAGCACAACCTGGTTTGGCAGAGTGTGGCTATCGCCGTGGTCGCGGTTTGCTATGCACTCGTTGGCCAGAGCCAGTGGATAATGATTTTCGCCATCATCCCGATTCTTCTCTACAACGGAGCCAAAGGTCGTGGCGACAAATACTTCTTCTATATCTTCTACCCCGCTCATATCGCCGTGCTCTATGTGCTGGCAAGTCTCATCTAG
- a CDS encoding thioredoxin domain-containing protein produces MSHKHGKGQSATKRAAQERTVSKQAEQRCEAKAAAEAKAAAIAAKERQQQTLIGAIVMFVVVALVAIIGVTGFKEHNKSVQIKSQTTSAAYRQLQAVAQKPENATDKAGLYACKKVKLNANAPTVEIYLDFLCPSCGELNRTLDSTLQKMNKARQVNIEVHPVTFLDGQSTDHYSLRTASAAAYIADNDPDHLMDFVSELFAKDFQPSETAYKPVSDDQIICQAVKAGVDKTVATKAMQGTYAEYMDKASTYTTLYRPELCDYALHPEGGFGTPLIRVNRSIWSLSGRKYDTMVADFEHSLGIKSKDVGNHKVLPSIGANEEPKKA; encoded by the coding sequence ATGTCACACAAACATGGCAAGGGACAGTCCGCAACGAAACGGGCGGCACAGGAACGGACCGTTTCGAAGCAGGCCGAGCAAAGATGCGAAGCCAAGGCGGCCGCGGAGGCCAAAGCCGCGGCAATAGCAGCGAAAGAACGCCAACAACAGACGCTGATCGGCGCCATCGTGATGTTCGTCGTGGTTGCGTTGGTGGCGATAATCGGCGTGACCGGCTTCAAAGAACACAACAAATCCGTGCAAATTAAGAGCCAGACCACTTCCGCTGCTTACAGGCAGCTGCAGGCGGTCGCACAAAAGCCTGAAAACGCAACAGACAAAGCAGGCCTCTACGCTTGCAAGAAGGTCAAGCTCAACGCCAACGCGCCGACCGTGGAAATCTATTTGGACTTCTTATGCCCCTCCTGCGGCGAGCTCAATCGCACCTTGGACTCCACATTGCAGAAAATGAACAAGGCACGGCAGGTCAACATCGAGGTGCATCCGGTGACTTTTCTCGACGGCCAATCGACCGATCATTATTCATTGCGCACCGCGAGCGCCGCAGCCTATATCGCGGACAACGACCCCGACCATCTGATGGACTTCGTCTCCGAGCTTTTTGCCAAGGACTTCCAGCCCAGCGAAACTGCCTACAAACCGGTGAGCGATGACCAGATCATCTGCCAGGCCGTCAAAGCCGGAGTAGACAAGACCGTAGCCACAAAAGCCATGCAAGGCACTTACGCCGAGTACATGGACAAAGCAAGCACTTACACCACTCTGTATCGTCCGGAATTGTGCGACTACGCACTGCATCCGGAAGGAGGTTTCGGCACCCCTCTGATTCGCGTCAACAGAAGCATCTGGTCCTTGAGCGGCAGAAAGTACGACACGATGGTTGCCGACTTTGAGCACAGCCTGGGCATCAAATCAAAGGATGTGGGCAACCACAAAGTTCTGCCTTCCATTGGCGCAAACGAAGAGCCTAAAAAGGCTTAG
- a CDS encoding thioredoxin domain-containing protein codes for MTIVGKHSRSLKAKKKKVPSILTSTPPETVHENNPVVKHNGGVIGRNQLIIGGIAVLIVMVLVLVIGISIGVNQGKESKQGLPETEAQAYDELQRVDDKPTNSTEAGGLPAYRQSERNPDAPTVEVYEDFLCPYCGDLTRALTPTLEKLQAAQQINLEFHIVNLYDTPSTNRYSTRAANAVAYVSEHDPKHVTAFVGALYEKGFQPDAIHYKDISNEQIVAQATKAGVSHDVAEAAVKAPYSSFISKATVYDTKRKELFTTLNGTKGFFPPTILINGKISALNTSDNDGKIVQRFTTNLGLRLADVGNPDVLPTIGADTSAES; via the coding sequence ATGACTATTGTTGGCAAGCATTCCCGGTCGCTCAAGGCAAAAAAGAAAAAGGTCCCGTCGATCCTCACTTCTACACCTCCCGAAACCGTCCACGAAAACAATCCTGTCGTAAAGCACAATGGCGGCGTCATCGGCCGCAATCAATTGATCATCGGAGGCATCGCGGTACTGATCGTCATGGTGCTGGTTTTGGTCATCGGCATTTCCATTGGCGTCAATCAAGGCAAGGAATCAAAGCAAGGACTCCCGGAAACCGAAGCTCAGGCCTACGATGAGTTGCAACGGGTCGACGATAAACCGACCAACTCCACCGAAGCAGGAGGACTGCCCGCATACCGTCAGAGCGAACGCAATCCCGACGCCCCGACCGTAGAGGTTTATGAGGACTTCCTTTGCCCTTACTGTGGAGACCTGACCCGTGCACTGACTCCAACCTTGGAAAAGCTGCAGGCGGCGCAGCAAATCAATTTGGAGTTCCATATCGTCAATCTGTATGACACTCCTTCGACCAACCGTTATTCCACGCGAGCCGCAAACGCCGTCGCCTACGTATCCGAACACGATCCGAAACACGTAACGGCATTCGTTGGAGCCTTGTACGAAAAAGGCTTCCAGCCTGACGCCATTCACTACAAAGACATCAGCAATGAGCAGATCGTGGCACAGGCGACGAAAGCGGGGGTAAGCCACGATGTCGCCGAAGCAGCAGTAAAAGCCCCCTATTCGTCGTTCATCAGCAAGGCGACAGTGTATGACACAAAACGGAAAGAGCTCTTTACGACATTGAACGGCACCAAGGGCTTCTTCCCTCCCACCATCCTCATCAACGGCAAGATATCAGCACTCAACACTAGTGACAACGACGGCAAAATCGTGCAGAGATTCACCACTAACTTAGGGCTGAGACTAGCTGACGTCGGTAACCCCGACGTGTTGCCGACAATCGGCGCAGACACCTCAGCCGAATCCTGA
- a CDS encoding thioredoxin domain-containing protein, translated as MKNNESVKDPEPSDAEPSAETETALSNDATTDSHHKKERRLRNIILTVTAVLVVVIITITSVTVWKNHKKAVDESSPQALQESYEQLQQVSSKPLNATDKGGLRAYPKAQYNSKAPTVEVYEDFLCPYCGKLARQLEPTLNRMEKARQINLEFHVVNFLDTPETKQYSTRTASAVAYVSAHDPEHTAAFVSALFEPGFQPDEHHYKNVSNDQITAQALKAGVKPEVAKEAANNVYADYITKVTDYTSKRKELYTTVQGNHSFYTPTIRVDGHIWPVDVFGDLSHSAEQFCHSIGIDPSKVGNPDVLPTIGSDGALSAIK; from the coding sequence GTGAAGAATAACGAAAGCGTCAAGGATCCAGAACCGAGCGACGCCGAGCCGAGCGCAGAAACCGAAACGGCTTTATCAAACGATGCGACAACAGACTCTCACCACAAAAAAGAACGCAGGTTACGCAACATCATTCTGACCGTCACTGCGGTACTTGTGGTGGTGATTATCACTATTACCAGCGTCACGGTGTGGAAGAACCACAAGAAAGCAGTCGACGAAAGCTCTCCCCAAGCTTTGCAGGAATCGTATGAGCAACTGCAGCAGGTGTCAAGCAAACCCCTGAACGCCACCGATAAAGGTGGCCTACGAGCTTATCCCAAAGCGCAATACAATTCGAAAGCACCGACTGTCGAAGTCTATGAGGACTTCCTTTGCCCCTACTGTGGCAAACTTGCGCGCCAGCTAGAGCCCACGCTGAACCGCATGGAAAAAGCCCGACAAATCAACCTTGAATTCCATGTGGTCAATTTCCTCGACACCCCTGAGACGAAACAGTATTCCACGCGCACGGCGAGTGCCGTAGCCTACGTTTCTGCGCACGACCCCGAGCATACGGCCGCATTCGTATCGGCTTTGTTCGAGCCAGGATTCCAGCCTGATGAACATCATTACAAAAACGTCAGCAATGATCAGATCACGGCCCAGGCGCTCAAGGCCGGGGTGAAACCGGAAGTGGCGAAAGAGGCTGCGAACAACGTTTACGCGGACTACATCACCAAGGTCACCGACTACACGTCGAAACGCAAGGAACTCTATACCACAGTCCAAGGCAATCACAGTTTCTATACCCCTACCATCCGCGTCGACGGCCATATTTGGCCGGTGGATGTGTTCGGCGACCTTTCGCACAGCGCAGAGCAGTTCTGCCACAGCATCGGCATCGACCCTTCCAAGGTCGGCAATCCGGACGTCCTACCCACCATTGGTTCGGACGGGGCGCTGAGCGCCATCAAGTAA
- the ileS gene encoding mupirocin-resistant isoleucine--tRNA ligase codes for MKPASEETAVSETTNSHVYPKASVGEQSAHVAPNPSFPKMEESVLDYWDKDDTFEKSVERNPSGDHSDNEFVFFDGPPFANGLPHYGHLLTGYAKDVIPRYQTMKGRKVSRVFGWDTHGLPAELEAQKELGIESVDQIEEMGIEKFNDACRKSVLKYTNEWKDYVHRQARWVDFEHGYKTLDTTYMESVMWAFKTLYDKGLAYKGYRVLPYCPKDRTPLSAHELRMDADVYQDRQDTTVSVAVKMRDEDDAYAVFWTTTPWTTPTNFLIVVGEDIDYVEVKPTEGKFAGKKFYLGKPLLGSYAKELGENYEVVRELKGKELVGRRYWPVFPFFAGDKAESEGHVPGPNAYQILAADYVDTVEGTGLVHQAPYGEDDMNTLNAAGVNSTDVLDASCTFTSACPDYEGMYVFDANLPILRNLRNGDGPLSRIPEDHRALLFQEKSYVHSYPHCWRCGTPLIYKPVSSWFVSVTKIKDRLLANNQLINWIPENVKDGQFGKWLQNARDWSISRNRFWGSPIPVWVSDDPKYPRVDVYGSLDQLKADFGDYPRDGGGKVNMHRPYIDNLTRVNPDDPTGKSHMHRITDVLDCWFESGSMPFAQFHYPFENKEYFEQHFPADYVVEYIGQTRGWFYVLHVMATALFDKPAFKNVICHGIVLGDDGQKMSKHLRNYPDVNGVFNDYGSDAMRWFLMSSPILRGGNLIVTADGIRDTVRQVLLPVWSSYYFFTLYANASNGGKGYDARALKPEEVAGLPQMDRYLLARTRRLVVSVEHALDTFAISDACAAVQDFIDMLTNWYIRNNRERFWNEDESAFNTLYTVLEVLMRVMAPLAPMESESIWRGLTGGESVHLAEWPFVTVQDEESHDVGATAESTGELNEGKETELGRVLVDEPSLVDDMEQVREVVSGTLSLRKSCQVRVRQPLAKLTVLVDNPDGVAQYDDILKTELNVKDVEFSTLADAGKHGLKIVHDLKVNARAAGPRLGKQVQFAIKGSKSGNWHVDESGAPVVETPNGDLKLEEGEYTLINQVEEVGADDRANDVSAALPGGGFVILDTALNDDLIAEGYARDVIRAVQDARKDADLDIADRISLKLDVPAADAPKAEQFRDLIAHETLATSLDIDSDASADELKVTVAKQ; via the coding sequence ATGAAACCTGCAAGCGAGGAGACAGCGGTGAGCGAAACCACCAATTCCCATGTGTATCCCAAGGCGTCCGTAGGCGAGCAAAGTGCGCACGTCGCGCCGAACCCGAGCTTCCCCAAAATGGAAGAATCGGTGCTCGATTATTGGGATAAGGACGACACCTTTGAAAAGTCCGTAGAGCGCAACCCCAGCGGCGACCACAGCGACAACGAATTCGTTTTCTTCGACGGCCCCCCGTTCGCCAACGGCCTGCCGCACTATGGCCACCTGCTGACCGGCTACGCCAAGGACGTCATTCCGCGCTACCAGACCATGAAGGGCCGCAAGGTCAGCCGCGTCTTCGGTTGGGACACCCACGGCCTGCCCGCCGAGCTTGAGGCGCAGAAGGAACTGGGCATCGAATCGGTCGACCAGATTGAAGAAATGGGCATCGAGAAGTTCAACGACGCCTGCCGCAAGTCTGTTCTCAAATATACGAATGAGTGGAAGGACTACGTCCATCGCCAGGCTCGCTGGGTCGATTTTGAGCACGGTTACAAGACCCTAGACACCACCTACATGGAGTCGGTGATGTGGGCATTCAAGACCCTTTACGACAAGGGCCTGGCCTATAAGGGATATCGAGTGCTGCCGTACTGCCCGAAGGACCGCACCCCGCTTTCCGCGCATGAGCTGCGCATGGATGCAGATGTCTATCAGGATCGTCAGGACACTACCGTCTCCGTCGCCGTCAAGATGCGCGACGAGGACGACGCCTACGCCGTCTTCTGGACCACAACGCCTTGGACCACCCCCACCAACTTCCTGATCGTGGTCGGTGAGGATATCGATTACGTCGAAGTCAAGCCCACCGAGGGCAAGTTCGCCGGCAAGAAGTTCTATCTTGGCAAGCCGTTGCTCGGCTCTTATGCCAAGGAACTCGGCGAGAACTATGAAGTTGTGCGCGAGCTCAAGGGCAAGGAACTGGTCGGTCGCCGCTACTGGCCGGTCTTCCCATTCTTCGCCGGAGACAAGGCCGAGTCCGAAGGCCACGTCCCCGGGCCGAATGCATACCAGATTCTCGCTGCCGACTACGTCGACACCGTCGAAGGTACCGGTCTGGTCCATCAGGCTCCTTATGGCGAGGACGATATGAACACGTTGAACGCGGCTGGTGTCAACTCAACCGACGTCCTTGACGCGAGCTGCACTTTCACCTCGGCCTGCCCGGATTACGAAGGCATGTACGTCTTCGACGCCAACCTGCCCATCCTGCGCAACCTGCGCAACGGCGACGGTCCGCTCTCGCGCATTCCCGAGGACCACCGTGCCCTGCTCTTCCAGGAGAAGAGCTACGTGCACTCCTACCCGCACTGCTGGCGCTGCGGGACCCCGCTGATCTACAAGCCGGTTTCCTCCTGGTTCGTCTCCGTGACTAAGATCAAGGACCGACTCTTGGCCAACAACCAGCTGATCAACTGGATTCCCGAGAACGTCAAAGATGGTCAGTTCGGCAAGTGGCTGCAAAACGCCCGTGACTGGTCAATCTCTCGTAACCGCTTCTGGGGCTCGCCGATTCCCGTCTGGGTTTCCGACGATCCGAAGTACCCACGCGTCGACGTCTATGGTTCACTCGACCAGCTCAAGGCCGATTTTGGCGACTATCCACGCGATGGCGGGGGCAAGGTCAACATGCATCGGCCCTATATTGACAACCTCACGCGTGTCAACCCCGACGATCCGACCGGCAAGTCGCACATGCACCGCATCACCGACGTGCTCGACTGCTGGTTCGAGTCCGGTTCGATGCCGTTCGCGCAGTTCCATTACCCCTTCGAAAACAAGGAGTACTTCGAGCAGCACTTCCCGGCCGACTACGTGGTCGAGTACATCGGCCAGACCCGCGGGTGGTTCTACGTGCTGCACGTCATGGCCACGGCCCTGTTCGACAAGCCCGCCTTCAAGAACGTCATCTGCCACGGCATCGTGCTCGGCGACGACGGCCAGAAGATGAGCAAGCATCTGCGCAACTACCCGGACGTCAACGGCGTGTTCAACGACTACGGCTCCGACGCGATGCGCTGGTTCCTGATGTCCTCGCCAATCCTGCGCGGTGGCAACCTCATCGTCACCGCCGACGGCATCCGCGACACGGTGCGTCAGGTGCTGCTACCGGTGTGGAGCTCGTACTACTTCTTCACGCTTTACGCCAACGCATCCAACGGCGGGAAGGGTTACGACGCGCGCGCGCTGAAGCCAGAGGAAGTCGCCGGCCTGCCGCAAATGGATCGCTACCTGCTGGCCCGCACACGCAGGCTCGTGGTGAGCGTTGAACATGCGCTCGATACCTTCGCCATCTCCGACGCTTGCGCCGCGGTGCAGGACTTCATCGACATGCTCACCAACTGGTACATCCGCAACAACCGCGAACGTTTCTGGAACGAGGATGAGAGCGCCTTCAACACGCTCTATACCGTGCTCGAAGTGCTCATGCGTGTCATGGCGCCGCTCGCTCCTATGGAGTCGGAGTCGATTTGGCGTGGGCTGACCGGTGGAGAATCGGTGCATCTGGCCGAATGGCCGTTCGTCACCGTGCAGGATGAAGAGTCCCACGATGTCGGTGCAACCGCCGAATCTACAGGCGAGCTCAATGAGGGCAAGGAAACCGAGCTGGGACGTGTTCTGGTTGACGAGCCGTCGTTGGTCGATGACATGGAACAGGTACGCGAGGTCGTATCCGGCACACTTTCGCTGCGCAAGTCCTGCCAGGTTCGTGTGCGTCAGCCGCTCGCCAAGTTGACTGTCTTGGTCGATAATCCTGATGGTGTCGCTCAATACGACGATATTCTGAAGACTGAGCTCAACGTCAAGGATGTGGAATTCTCAACGCTCGCCGATGCCGGCAAGCACGGCCTCAAGATTGTGCACGACCTCAAGGTTAACGCCCGCGCCGCCGGCCCGAGGCTCGGCAAACAGGTGCAGTTCGCCATCAAGGGCTCCAAGTCCGGCAATTGGCATGTCGACGAGTCTGGTGCTCCGGTCGTTGAGACGCCGAATGGTGACCTCAAACTGGAGGAGGGCGAATACACGCTGATTAACCAGGTCGAGGAAGTTGGAGCGGATGACCGCGCCAACGACGTTTCTGCAGCGCTTCCTGGCGGCGGTTTCGTCATTCTCGACACCGCCCTCAACGACGATCTCATCGCCGAAGGCTACGCACGCGACGTCATCCGTGCCGTGCAGGACGCCCGTAAGGATGCCGACCTCGACATCGCCGACCGCATCAGCCTGAAGCTCGATGTACCGGCAGCCGACGCGCCCAAGGCCGAACAGTTCCGGGATCTCATCGCCCACGAAACTCTTGCCACGTCGCTTGACATCGACTCCGACGCATCCGCCGACGAGTTGAAGGTTACGGTCGCCAAGCAGTAA
- a CDS encoding HIT family protein, producing MPKDWRDDRIKSAQEGKNPMVIAEMSHGYAVMADMQFLPGWCVLLPKRDVGSLNDLSLEERQGFLTDMSLIGDAILAVCDHPMRVNYDILGNSDEYLHAHIYPRYSWEADDRIHLPVWRYPVSAWSDPETEYTEERYGLLKLRLREYLQCAMQEEK from the coding sequence ATGCCGAAAGATTGGCGCGACGACAGGATCAAGTCGGCGCAAGAAGGCAAGAACCCGATGGTCATCGCCGAGATGAGCCATGGGTATGCTGTTATGGCGGATATGCAGTTTCTTCCGGGCTGGTGCGTGCTTCTGCCCAAGCGTGATGTCGGTTCGCTCAATGATTTGTCGTTGGAAGAACGGCAAGGGTTCCTGACGGACATGAGCTTGATCGGAGACGCGATTCTTGCCGTTTGCGATCATCCGATGCGGGTGAATTATGACATTCTCGGCAACAGCGACGAATATCTGCATGCGCACATTTATCCGAGATACAGCTGGGAGGCCGACGACCGGATTCATCTTCCAGTTTGGCGTTACCCGGTATCCGCATGGAGCGATCCTGAAACCGAGTATACCGAGGAACGCTACGGCTTACTCAAGTTAAGATTGCGTGAATACTTGCAATGTGCCATGCAGGAAGAAAAATGA